One genomic region from Halococcus qingdaonensis encodes:
- the secF gene encoding protein translocase subunit SecF: MAALDVPAVDYTDYTDRQLAAIPLVVLVLALAVLGGWFLMTGAPVTPGIEFTGGTELQVTTGAGQAQIQDTFAALPAVDGQPTVTPTAGGNTFIVTTQSTDTDALTSAAESAGYTVESVQETSASFGSDVQQLGVLGLVAAFVGMALLVFVLFRSLVPSIAVILSAFSDIVVPLALMNLFGIELSLGTVAALLMLIGYSVDSDILLNNHVLKRRGDFYESTYRARRTGVTMTLTSMSAMAVMAIVASKFVFNIPLLSQVGVVLVMGLAVDLMNTYLLNVSLLRWYKFEGIAR, from the coding sequence ATGGCTGCGCTCGACGTACCGGCAGTCGATTACACCGACTATACCGACCGCCAGCTCGCCGCGATCCCGCTGGTGGTGCTCGTCCTCGCGCTCGCGGTTCTCGGCGGCTGGTTTCTCATGACCGGCGCGCCGGTGACGCCCGGCATCGAGTTCACCGGTGGTACCGAACTCCAGGTCACGACGGGAGCGGGTCAGGCCCAGATTCAGGACACCTTTGCCGCTCTCCCCGCCGTCGACGGTCAGCCAACCGTCACGCCGACCGCGGGCGGCAACACCTTCATCGTCACCACCCAATCGACCGACACCGACGCGCTCACGTCGGCCGCGGAGTCCGCGGGCTACACCGTCGAATCCGTACAGGAGACCTCCGCGAGCTTCGGCTCCGACGTCCAGCAGCTCGGGGTGCTGGGGCTGGTGGCGGCGTTCGTCGGCATGGCGCTGCTCGTGTTCGTGCTCTTTCGAAGCCTCGTCCCCTCGATCGCCGTCATCCTCTCGGCGTTTTCCGATATCGTCGTGCCGCTCGCGCTGATGAATCTCTTCGGGATCGAACTCTCGCTGGGCACGGTGGCGGCGCTGTTGATGCTGATCGGCTACAGCGTCGACTCCGACATCCTGCTCAACAACCACGTGCTCAAGCGCCGCGGTGATTTCTACGAGAGCACCTATCGCGCGCGACGCACGGGCGTGACGATGACGCTCACCTCGATGTCGGCGATGGCAGTGATGGCGATTGTCGCCTCGAAGTTCGTCTTCAACATCCCCCTCCTGTCGCAGGTCGGGGTCGTGCTCGTGATGGGGCTCGCCGTCGATCTGATGAACACCTATCTGCTCAACGTGAGCCTGCTTCGCTGGTACAAGTTCGAGGGGATCGCACGATGA
- the tmk gene encoding dTMP kinase gives MLVTIEGIDGSGKTTVWEALRESYDGVFTREPTDSWYGEAVARSIADPDADSLAELFLYTADHAAHLADTVRPALADGELVVSDRYSDSRYAYQGAALDGEVKRPMEYIRGVHQPWTRPPDATIYLDIDPETGAARSGATNKFEQAGYLAAVRSNYETLVEYEPERFVRIDASQPPEDVLDAVETALDRLLD, from the coding sequence ATGCTCGTCACGATCGAGGGGATCGACGGCAGCGGCAAGACGACCGTCTGGGAGGCGCTTCGGGAGTCCTACGACGGCGTGTTCACGCGCGAGCCGACCGACTCCTGGTACGGCGAGGCGGTCGCGCGCTCGATCGCCGATCCCGACGCCGACTCGCTCGCCGAACTGTTCCTCTACACCGCCGACCACGCCGCCCACCTCGCCGATACCGTGCGCCCCGCGCTCGCCGACGGCGAGCTGGTCGTCTCAGATCGGTATTCCGACTCGCGCTACGCCTACCAGGGCGCGGCGCTCGACGGTGAGGTAAAGCGGCCGATGGAGTACATCCGCGGTGTGCATCAGCCCTGGACGCGCCCGCCCGACGCGACGATCTATCTCGATATCGACCCCGAGACCGGCGCGGCGCGAAGCGGCGCGACGAACAAGTTCGAGCAGGCGGGCTATCTCGCGGCCGTCCGGTCGAACTACGAGACGCTCGTCGAGTACGAACCCGAGCGGTTCGTCAGAATCGACGCGAGCCAGCCGCCCGAGGACGTCCTCGATGCGGTCGAGACGGCGCTCGATCGACTGCTCGACTAG
- a CDS encoding DUF5812 family protein encodes MTTESTFLVTHADDESAVLHDTADGQVHTLAANPGLDADDAIEGTIAPAGPMELAWELVEMDARRSLSTEHSEEPPTSQEHELADAQEEGELTTRERAGVGEIHVLTVPAERVRKAVDDVLDDEATLVRAARLGVNRVEVRSDAEAGVVAVRYLP; translated from the coding sequence ATGACGACCGAAAGTACGTTTCTCGTCACGCACGCCGACGACGAGTCGGCGGTGTTGCACGACACGGCCGACGGACAGGTCCACACGCTCGCGGCGAATCCCGGTCTCGACGCGGACGACGCGATCGAAGGGACGATCGCGCCCGCCGGTCCGATGGAGCTCGCGTGGGAACTGGTCGAGATGGATGCACGGCGCTCGCTATCGACCGAACACAGCGAGGAGCCACCCACGAGTCAGGAGCACGAACTTGCGGACGCACAGGAAGAAGGCGAGCTGACGACCCGCGAGCGCGCCGGTGTCGGCGAGATTCACGTGCTGACGGTGCCCGCAGAACGTGTCCGAAAGGCCGTCGACGACGTTCTCGACGACGAGGCGACGCTCGTGCGCGCGGCTCGACTCGGCGTGAACCGGGTGGAAGTGCGTTCCGATGCCGAGGCGGGCGTCGTGGCAGTTCGGTATCTTCCCTGA
- a CDS encoding peptidylprolyl isomerase, with product MTDATLHTNRGDIEVELYDERAPRTVENFVGLATGEQEWEDGGETVEKPLYDDVAFHRIIEGFMIQGGDPDENGRGGPGYTFDDEFHDDLRHDSAGTLSMANSGPDTNGSQFFITLDAQPHLDDRHAVFGDVTDGMDVVEEIGSVPTDANDQPQEEVVLESVEIHE from the coding sequence ATGACAGACGCGACGCTGCACACCAATCGCGGCGACATCGAGGTCGAACTGTACGACGAGCGCGCGCCGCGCACGGTCGAGAACTTCGTCGGGCTGGCGACCGGCGAGCAGGAGTGGGAAGACGGCGGCGAGACGGTCGAAAAACCGCTCTACGACGACGTGGCCTTCCACCGCATCATCGAGGGGTTCATGATCCAGGGTGGCGACCCCGACGAGAACGGACGGGGTGGGCCGGGCTACACCTTCGACGACGAGTTCCACGACGACCTGCGCCACGACTCCGCAGGAACGCTCTCGATGGCCAACTCGGGTCCCGACACCAACGGCTCGCAGTTCTTTATCACGCTCGACGCCCAGCCTCATCTCGACGACCGCCACGCGGTGTTCGGCGACGTCACGGACGGGATGGACGTCGTCGAGGAGATCGGCTCCGTGCCGACCGATGCCAACGACCAGCCCCAGGAAGAGGTCGTTCTCGAATCGGTAGAGATTCACGAATAA
- a CDS encoding AbrB/MazE/SpoVT family DNA-binding domain-containing protein — protein MSSNTYDVVRVSAKGQATIPKELREKFGIETPGRVRFRESDSGEIVVEPVPRPSELRGRLAGDEYERGEVLEKLREFRDTERTEERPRRAATANGDE, from the coding sequence ATGAGCAGTAATACATACGATGTCGTCCGGGTCTCGGCGAAGGGACAGGCAACGATCCCGAAGGAGCTCCGAGAGAAATTCGGCATCGAGACGCCGGGACGAGTGCGCTTTCGCGAAAGCGACAGTGGTGAAATCGTAGTCGAACCCGTTCCGCGCCCGTCGGAACTCCGAGGTCGACTCGCCGGTGACGAGTACGAACGTGGCGAGGTGCTGGAGAAGCTCCGCGAGTTCCGTGACACCGAACGCACGGAGGAACGTCCACGCAGGGCGGCGACCGCCAACGGCGATGAGTGA
- a CDS encoding potassium channel family protein, which produces MRFVIIGAGRVGLRTARVLAEEGHEATVVDNDPERLERLWGERLEIVDVLDGDGSREEDLVEAGIADADAIGALTGDLTTNFVACMIADAYDCRTVMRADDDYYQEIYRKYASEVDEVVYPERLGAIGAKNALVGGSTRAIADIAQHLQLVEFTVTEASPMRGYSLSELELPGGAELLAFGKEGEAVDLPHADDSLERGDRVVALADFDVLGDVRHLVVGAV; this is translated from the coding sequence ATGCGATTCGTCATCATTGGGGCCGGGCGGGTCGGGCTCAGGACGGCACGGGTGCTCGCTGAGGAGGGCCACGAGGCGACCGTCGTCGACAACGATCCCGAACGACTGGAGCGCCTCTGGGGCGAACGTCTGGAGATCGTCGACGTGCTCGACGGCGACGGAAGTCGCGAGGAGGATCTCGTGGAGGCGGGCATCGCCGACGCGGACGCGATCGGCGCGCTCACGGGCGATCTGACGACGAACTTCGTCGCCTGCATGATCGCCGACGCGTACGACTGTCGCACCGTGATGCGCGCCGACGACGACTACTACCAGGAGATCTACCGGAAGTACGCCAGCGAGGTCGACGAGGTGGTCTACCCCGAACGGCTCGGCGCGATCGGCGCGAAGAACGCTCTCGTCGGCGGCTCGACCCGTGCGATCGCCGACATCGCCCAGCATCTCCAGCTCGTCGAGTTCACCGTCACCGAGGCCTCGCCGATGCGCGGCTACAGCCTGAGCGAGCTCGAACTCCCCGGTGGGGCCGAGCTCCTCGCCTTCGGCAAGGAGGGTGAAGCGGTCGACCTCCCCCACGCCGACGACTCGCTCGAACGCGGTGATCGGGTGGTCGCACTCGCCGATTTCGACGTTCTCGGCGACGTGCGCCACCTCGTCGTCGGCGCGGTCTAA
- a CDS encoding PGF-CTERM sorting domain-containing protein, with the protein MNRRGTLAWLLVTVVCLSALGAFSATVAGQSATVNETGPNDERADAMELPERTFVEADTKDTDDDWYKFEANAGEAIRVTGGFGAEYPTVTLHGPNGELGTGTSGGTEDAAIIGAVAPEDGTYYLEVTHDIGYEARYSVAVATAEQDEFERGEQGATVVEPGKTYNATLFEQREDVFAVEASAGETITTTARITDPGAEYGQNVAVSLFDGDGNRLDPASGRNHTNTFASETASEQQFTVPESGTYYVHVASARSVVGITGFTGYELTVDTSGGSSDGSSDASALTIVGGSPEDKVSYRIGYEGSVERSGESHGAPIADRHVTVDSDVDEIGDARVDGRLGGGGDAYLVTGEITGLEIDGNAEIYLDGEQVDPARFSGVADERTSTQTATATPTPTQTTTPTPTATATPTATATTAPPIETATPSATATTLGATDEQTTNATSKGEILGGAETDTETTSSGGPGFGIAVAVVGLLVAALVAMRRE; encoded by the coding sequence ATGAACCGACGAGGGACGCTGGCGTGGCTGCTCGTCACGGTCGTCTGTCTGTCCGCGCTGGGTGCGTTCTCGGCGACGGTCGCGGGCCAGAGCGCCACGGTGAACGAGACCGGACCGAACGACGAGCGGGCGGACGCGATGGAGCTCCCCGAGCGGACGTTCGTCGAAGCCGATACGAAGGACACCGACGACGACTGGTATAAATTCGAGGCGAACGCCGGCGAGGCGATCAGGGTGACCGGTGGTTTCGGAGCCGAATACCCGACCGTCACGCTGCACGGACCGAACGGCGAGCTCGGCACTGGGACGTCGGGCGGCACCGAGGACGCCGCCATCATCGGTGCCGTCGCCCCCGAAGACGGGACGTACTACCTCGAAGTCACCCACGACATCGGGTACGAGGCGCGCTACTCGGTGGCGGTCGCGACCGCCGAACAGGACGAGTTCGAGCGCGGCGAGCAGGGAGCCACGGTCGTCGAGCCGGGGAAGACCTACAACGCGACGCTGTTCGAGCAGCGCGAGGACGTGTTCGCGGTCGAGGCGAGTGCGGGCGAGACGATCACCACGACCGCGCGGATAACCGATCCCGGGGCCGAGTACGGCCAGAACGTCGCCGTCTCCCTCTTCGACGGTGACGGCAACCGCCTCGATCCCGCGAGCGGGCGCAACCACACGAACACGTTCGCTTCCGAGACGGCCTCGGAACAGCAGTTCACCGTTCCGGAGTCCGGAACGTACTACGTCCACGTCGCGTCGGCACGCTCCGTCGTCGGCATCACCGGCTTCACCGGCTACGAGTTGACCGTCGACACGAGCGGCGGGTCGAGCGACGGATCGTCCGATGCCTCCGCACTGACGATCGTCGGCGGCAGCCCGGAGGACAAGGTGAGCTATCGGATCGGCTACGAGGGAAGCGTCGAGCGCAGCGGCGAGAGCCACGGCGCGCCGATCGCGGACAGACACGTCACCGTCGACTCGGACGTCGACGAGATCGGTGATGCACGCGTCGACGGACGGCTCGGCGGCGGTGGCGACGCCTATCTCGTGACGGGCGAGATCACCGGTCTCGAGATCGACGGCAACGCGGAGATCTATCTCGATGGCGAGCAGGTCGATCCGGCGCGGTTCAGTGGCGTCGCCGACGAACGAACATCGACGCAAACCGCAACTGCGACGCCCACACCGACACAAACCACAACGCCCACACCAACCGCGACGGCGACGCCGACGGCAACCGCGACGACAGCGCCACCCATCGAGACCGCGACGCCATCGGCGACCGCGACGACACTGGGCGCAACCGACGAGCAGACGACGAACGCGACGAGCAAAGGAGAGATACTCGGCGGGGCCGAGACCGATACGGAGACGACGAGTTCGGGCGGTCCCGGCTTCGGGATCGCCGTCGCGGTCGTCGGGCTGCTAGTGGCCGCGCTGGTCGCGATGCGGCGCGAGTGA
- a CDS encoding complex I NDUFA9 subunit family protein, whose protein sequence is MDVLVTGGDGFVGRSLCDELAERGHDVTALSRDPDPTVFEEDVSTAVGDVTAYDSMVEQFEGRDAVVNLVALSPLFQPPSGTSHREVHLHGSENAVRAAEEHDVKRFVQMSALGADPDGDTAYLRTKGRAEGVVRDSALDWTIFRPSVVFGDGGEFVSFTKKVTPPYLAPLPRGGRTRFQPIWIGDLAPMLADGLDDEHVGETYELGGPAVLTLADVAKLAYRAEGKPVSVLPVPMGLTKLGMNAIGPVPMIPFGPDQARSLEMDNVVDENDIGAFGRGESELTTLAAYLGVE, encoded by the coding sequence ATGGACGTACTCGTGACCGGCGGCGACGGTTTCGTCGGGCGCTCCCTCTGTGACGAACTGGCGGAACGCGGCCACGACGTGACGGCACTCTCGCGCGACCCCGACCCGACGGTGTTCGAGGAGGACGTCTCCACCGCCGTCGGCGACGTGACGGCCTACGACTCCATGGTCGAGCAGTTCGAGGGCCGGGACGCCGTGGTGAACCTCGTCGCGCTCTCGCCACTCTTCCAGCCACCGAGCGGGACGAGCCACCGCGAGGTCCACCTCCATGGTTCCGAAAACGCCGTGCGGGCCGCCGAGGAGCACGATGTGAAACGATTCGTCCAGATGAGCGCGCTCGGAGCGGACCCCGACGGCGACACGGCGTACCTCCGCACGAAGGGCCGTGCCGAGGGAGTCGTCAGGGATTCGGCCCTCGACTGGACGATCTTCCGTCCATCCGTCGTCTTCGGTGACGGCGGCGAGTTCGTCTCCTTCACCAAGAAGGTCACGCCACCGTATCTCGCACCCCTCCCCCGTGGTGGGCGCACGCGCTTTCAACCGATCTGGATCGGCGATCTCGCCCCGATGCTCGCCGACGGGCTCGACGACGAACACGTCGGCGAGACGTACGAACTCGGCGGTCCTGCCGTCCTGACGCTCGCGGACGTGGCCAAACTCGCCTATCGCGCCGAGGGCAAGCCCGTCTCCGTGCTGCCCGTGCCGATGGGGCTGACAAAGCTCGGCATGAACGCGATCGGTCCCGTGCCGATGATCCCGTTCGGCCCGGATCAGGCGCGCTCACTCGAGATGGACAACGTCGTCGACGAGAACGATATCGGGGCGTTCGGACGCGGTGAATCGGAGCTGACGACGCTCGCGGCGTATCTCGGTGTCGAATAG
- a CDS encoding preprotein translocase subunit SecD → MIRENWRIGLLVIFVLAAAVALFAPGLGGGVAANATNGNVTTGPTNLQYGLDLSGGSQIRAPLSGLTAEGVDVGPRGGNNLTGQVASELNVSTTDVRVRTGNGSATVEVYSGNVSQRAFASALQSAGYDVQQGDVSDGLTKETYDTAVEVLSNKISESGLSGGSVQTVSSGGERYVSIEVPNQNRSELRELVADQGQVKTVAYFTVEGNRTPSYCEGPVGTNASGNSSANGTGPTTCNVTALPSQQSFQDVRPVRQDQQTGEPVVPVTLTEEAAKPFTEKMQRFGFDDPANRTCGYGRGGGGHCLLTVRDGEVVYSAGVDPDLARGFASGEFVDDPVYQTSAQNASQAQGLQVDLQAGALPAPLNLQEGTSQYILPSVAQRFKGLSLVTGLVAVLAVSVAIFVRYREPRVAVPMLLTGLSEVFILLGFAATIGLPLDLSHIAGFIAVIGTGVDDLVIIADEILQSDVSTGRVFKSRFRRAFWVIGAAAATTVIAMSPLALLSLGDLRGFAIITIVGVLIGVLITRPAYGNVLRRLLTDN, encoded by the coding sequence ATGATCCGTGAGAACTGGCGCATCGGCCTGCTCGTGATCTTCGTCCTCGCGGCCGCCGTCGCGCTGTTCGCGCCCGGCCTCGGCGGTGGCGTGGCGGCGAACGCGACCAACGGCAACGTCACGACCGGGCCGACGAACCTCCAGTACGGGCTCGATCTCTCCGGCGGCTCGCAGATCCGTGCGCCGCTGTCGGGACTCACCGCCGAGGGCGTCGACGTCGGTCCCCGAGGAGGAAACAACCTCACCGGACAGGTCGCGAGCGAGTTGAACGTCTCGACGACCGACGTTCGAGTGCGCACCGGCAACGGCAGCGCCACCGTCGAGGTCTACTCGGGGAACGTCTCCCAGCGTGCGTTCGCGAGCGCGCTCCAGTCGGCCGGCTACGACGTCCAGCAAGGCGACGTCAGCGATGGTCTGACCAAGGAGACCTACGACACGGCCGTCGAAGTGCTGAGCAACAAGATCAGCGAATCCGGTCTCTCCGGCGGCTCCGTTCAGACGGTGTCCTCGGGCGGCGAGCGCTACGTCAGCATCGAGGTGCCGAACCAGAACCGTTCGGAACTCAGGGAGCTCGTCGCCGATCAGGGCCAGGTGAAGACGGTCGCGTACTTCACCGTCGAGGGCAATCGGACGCCGAGCTACTGCGAAGGTCCCGTCGGAACGAACGCCAGCGGCAACAGTAGTGCGAACGGGACCGGCCCGACCACGTGTAACGTGACCGCGCTGCCGAGCCAGCAGTCGTTCCAAGACGTTCGACCCGTTCGGCAGGACCAGCAGACCGGTGAACCGGTCGTCCCGGTGACGCTCACCGAGGAGGCGGCCAAACCGTTCACCGAGAAGATGCAGCGGTTCGGCTTCGACGACCCGGCGAACCGTACCTGTGGCTACGGTCGCGGCGGTGGCGGCCACTGTCTGCTGACGGTGCGTGACGGCGAAGTCGTCTACTCGGCGGGCGTCGACCCCGATCTCGCACGGGGCTTCGCCAGCGGCGAGTTCGTCGACGATCCGGTCTATCAGACGTCGGCACAGAACGCCTCGCAGGCTCAAGGGCTCCAGGTTGACCTCCAGGCGGGTGCGCTGCCCGCGCCGCTCAATCTCCAGGAGGGGACGAGCCAGTACATCCTGCCGAGCGTCGCCCAGCGGTTCAAGGGGCTCTCGCTCGTCACGGGATTGGTGGCGGTGCTCGCGGTCAGCGTGGCGATCTTCGTCAGATATCGCGAACCGCGGGTGGCGGTGCCGATGCTGCTGACGGGGCTCTCGGAGGTGTTCATCCTGCTCGGCTTCGCGGCCACGATCGGGCTGCCGCTCGATCTCTCGCATATCGCTGGCTTCATCGCCGTCATCGGGACCGGGGTCGACGATCTGGTGATCATCGCCGACGAGATCCTCCAGAGCGACGTGAGCACGGGCCGAGTGTTCAAAAGTCGGTTCCGACGGGCGTTCTGGGTCATCGGCGCGGCCGCCGCGACGACCGTGATCGCGATGAGCCCGCTCGCGCTGCTCAGCCTCGGCGATCTCCGCGGGTTCGCCATCATCACCATCGTCGGCGTGTTGATCGGCGTGCTGATCACGCGCCCGGCCTACGGCAACGTGCTCCGCCGGCTACTCACCGACAACTAA
- a CDS encoding DUF5813 family protein, producing the protein MTDDAFAAHDAYESDEGDYVLTTTAFDGRVAVDDEYRVTVTMPTLDAAAEESVEDVLEDGWFETLSLRLEDAGSATRGNVDVPEPTVERRNGEIHVEWLLTQDDGARAAEAAKALVEYAEGTYVEGIVPGYSYRSPVADLIAHARTEGDGEGERGPMPL; encoded by the coding sequence ATGACCGACGACGCGTTCGCAGCCCACGACGCCTACGAATCGGATGAGGGCGACTACGTGCTCACGACGACCGCGTTCGACGGCCGCGTCGCCGTCGACGACGAGTACCGAGTGACGGTGACGATGCCGACGCTCGACGCCGCCGCCGAGGAATCGGTCGAAGACGTTCTGGAGGACGGCTGGTTCGAAACGCTCTCGCTCCGACTGGAGGACGCAGGAAGTGCGACGCGGGGGAATGTCGACGTTCCCGAACCGACCGTCGAGCGCCGGAACGGTGAGATCCACGTCGAGTGGCTGCTCACACAGGACGACGGAGCACGAGCGGCCGAAGCGGCGAAGGCGCTCGTCGAGTACGCCGAGGGGACCTACGTCGAGGGGATCGTTCCCGGCTACTCGTATCGATCGCCCGTCGCCGATCTCATCGCACACGCCCGGACGGAGGGCGACGGCGAGGGCGAGCGCGGCCCGATGCCGCTTTAG
- a CDS encoding PIN domain-containing protein produces the protein MSETYVFDAEPVIAYCYDEPGADRVESLLTAIYDGDATGLLSEVTATEITYKIAWLEADDRPTDADLDIGRTQIKDIVDGGCRLESTTDSWEVAARVKASGGIALGDAFAVALAEATDALLVAGADDDFDELPFPVRIERIRERSA, from the coding sequence ATGAGTGAGACCTACGTGTTCGATGCCGAGCCAGTGATAGCGTACTGCTACGACGAGCCCGGCGCTGATCGCGTCGAATCGCTGCTGACAGCGATCTACGACGGCGATGCCACCGGCCTGTTGAGCGAGGTCACCGCAACGGAAATCACCTACAAGATCGCGTGGCTCGAAGCCGACGACCGGCCGACCGATGCCGACCTCGACATCGGGCGAACGCAGATCAAGGACATCGTCGACGGCGGCTGCCGACTCGAATCGACGACCGACTCGTGGGAGGTAGCGGCACGGGTGAAAGCGAGCGGTGGAATCGCACTCGGTGATGCGTTCGCGGTGGCGCTCGCCGAGGCAACCGACGCGCTGCTCGTCGCGGGCGCGGACGACGATTTCGACGAGCTCCCGTTCCCGGTTCGAATCGAGCGAATCCGGGAGAGATCGGCCTGA
- a CDS encoding anthranilate phosphoribosyltransferase — MAQSSEHHGEWPLKRLLTEVVGSGHKSADDMTRAQATEAFERILDGEPDHTTLGAFWLANRWKRNTPDELAAYIDTMADRSVEFATPDCDPVDCGANYDGKGRSAILGVGAGIVAAAAGTPVVTHSGDRVPTQKQDAYKHVLDELGVKTDLAPAESADMVDETGFGFYYQPNFNPGVAGLVERRDMMGVRTFVNTIETLANPAGADVHLGSFYHLPYAKRIIDTFAASERYDIPRVVMFQGMEGYDDIRPGSTTVAVGEDGELDDFEIETDEYGMNFAEEDLEVDDVAADSAAITEAVLTGDREDQFADAIALNGAFRIYAREDCDSLDEGLAMAREAIADGSAEAVLDELRAF; from the coding sequence ATGGCCCAGTCATCCGAACACCACGGCGAGTGGCCGCTCAAACGGCTGCTGACCGAGGTCGTCGGTTCGGGACACAAATCCGCCGACGACATGACGCGCGCGCAGGCGACCGAGGCCTTCGAGCGCATCCTGGACGGCGAACCCGATCACACGACGCTCGGCGCGTTCTGGCTCGCCAACCGCTGGAAGCGCAACACGCCCGATGAGCTGGCGGCGTACATCGACACCATGGCCGATCGGTCGGTGGAGTTCGCCACGCCCGACTGCGATCCCGTCGACTGCGGGGCGAACTACGACGGGAAGGGCCGCTCGGCGATCCTCGGCGTCGGTGCCGGCATCGTCGCCGCGGCGGCCGGCACGCCTGTGGTAACGCACTCCGGCGATCGCGTCCCCACGCAGAAGCAGGACGCCTACAAACACGTCCTCGACGAACTGGGGGTCAAAACCGATCTCGCGCCCGCCGAGAGCGCCGACATGGTCGACGAGACGGGCTTTGGCTTCTACTACCAGCCGAACTTCAACCCCGGTGTCGCCGGCCTCGTAGAGCGCCGCGACATGATGGGCGTGCGGACGTTCGTCAACACGATCGAGACGCTCGCCAACCCCGCTGGTGCCGATGTCCATCTCGGGAGCTTCTACCACCTGCCCTACGCGAAGCGGATCATCGACACGTTCGCGGCGAGCGAGCGCTACGACATCCCCCGCGTGGTGATGTTCCAAGGGATGGAGGGCTACGACGACATCCGGCCCGGCTCGACGACGGTCGCCGTGGGTGAAGACGGCGAGCTCGACGATTTCGAGATCGAGACCGACGAGTACGGCATGAATTTCGCCGAGGAAGACCTCGAAGTCGACGACGTGGCGGCGGACTCGGCGGCGATCACCGAGGCCGTGCTCACGGGCGATCGGGAGGACCAGTTCGCCGACGCCATCGCGCTCAACGGCGCGTTCCGCATCTACGCCCGCGAGGACTGCGACTCGCTCGACGAGGGGCTCGCGATGGCGCGCGAGGCCATCGCCGACGGCAGCGCCGAAGCGGTGCTCGACGAACTTCGGGCCTTCTGA
- a CDS encoding ferredoxin, with protein MADDPVDPSTIGERDAPPISEKPYKIVFEANKCIAAGKCAEVSDNWSMNITSGIAEPASYFITEAELDDNIEAAEVCPAKKDRGVIHVVDRRTNEEIAPDPDGDGTLSVDW; from the coding sequence ATGGCCGACGATCCCGTCGATCCGAGCACTATCGGCGAGCGCGACGCCCCACCCATATCGGAGAAACCCTACAAGATCGTCTTCGAGGCGAACAAGTGCATCGCGGCGGGCAAATGCGCCGAGGTTTCCGACAACTGGTCGATGAACATCACGAGCGGGATCGCTGAGCCGGCATCGTATTTCATCACCGAAGCGGAGCTCGACGACAACATCGAGGCGGCCGAGGTCTGCCCGGCGAAGAAGGATCGCGGCGTGATTCACGTCGTCGACCGCCGGACGAACGAGGAGATCGCCCCCGATCCCGACGGCGACGGCACGCTCTCGGTCGACTGGTGA
- a CDS encoding DUF7522 family protein, producing MNSELLAGDVADQLVTAARTATGDRLRSVTYFTRTDYDQLYLRGDLARDADVMSFIGHEWHDFKNTRNAYRSSELGGYRHTIRVFENGYLLRITTDRNGVFVTTDGLTMSDFEAVASAVLSILDDR from the coding sequence ATGAACTCGGAACTGCTCGCCGGCGACGTCGCCGATCAGCTCGTGACGGCCGCGCGGACCGCGACCGGCGACCGGCTCCGGTCGGTGACCTACTTCACCCGCACCGACTACGACCAGCTCTACCTCCGTGGCGACCTCGCGCGCGACGCCGACGTGATGAGCTTCATCGGCCACGAGTGGCACGACTTCAAGAACACGCGCAACGCCTACCGGAGTTCCGAACTCGGCGGCTATCGCCACACCATCAGGGTGTTCGAGAACGGCTATCTCCTGCGCATCACGACCGATCGCAACGGGGTGTTCGTCACCACCGACGGCCTGACGATGAGCGACTTCGAGGCCGTCGCGAGCGCCGTCCTCTCGATACTCGACGATCGCTGA